A genomic window from Candidatus Methylacidiphilum fumarolicum includes:
- a CDS encoding Rieske (2Fe-2S) protein codes for MNGNMLDNERVYQVCHLNELVSGIGRCFRIGKIKIALFKTRSGKIWAVEGKCPHQGGPIAEALYDEKTFICPLHAYPFSFETGNCTISEKFRIKVYPAFVKNQQIFIKIPMASNNDSLT; via the coding sequence ATGAATGGCAATATGCTGGATAATGAGAGGGTCTATCAAGTGTGTCACCTCAACGAACTGGTCAGTGGCATAGGTAGATGCTTTCGAATTGGAAAGATAAAAATTGCCCTCTTTAAAACCCGTTCGGGAAAAATATGGGCAGTTGAAGGCAAATGCCCACATCAAGGAGGGCCAATTGCTGAAGCTCTCTATGATGAAAAGACCTTCATTTGTCCACTACATGCTTACCCTTTTTCTTTTGAAACGGGCAACTGCACAATCTCTGAAAAGTTTCGAATTAAAGTGTATCCTGCCTTTGTAAAAAACCAGCAGATTTTTATAAAAATCCCCATGGCTTCAAACAACGATAGCCTTACGTAA